The Oikeobacillus pervagus genome has a segment encoding these proteins:
- a CDS encoding FeoB-associated Cys-rich membrane protein, translating into MIANIVIGSAIFGYAGYTLYKFAKKSKKGGACAHCSMKDQCETSRCDSMK; encoded by the coding sequence ATGATTGCGAATATTGTGATCGGTTCAGCGATTTTTGGATATGCAGGTTATACTTTATATAAATTTGCGAAGAAAAGTAAAAAAGGTGGAGCATGTGCCCATTGTTCTATGAAAGATCAATGTGAAACGTCAAGATGCGATTCTATGAAGTGA
- a CDS encoding biotin transporter BioY: MDKKLRKRKFSTMDITLIGLFVALMMIGANITSFAPFMVINGVPITLQTFFAILAGAILGSRVGAVAMIVYMLLGLVGAPVFARFNGGFTAIISPTFGFIVSFIFTAYVTGKIVERKKTVSRFITAALIGMTINYVFGTNWLYAAFKLWAEAPPAYSYKVAWISMMVPLPKDIILSVFAGVMAHRLHHSVLSKYSLGKHAM; encoded by the coding sequence ATGGATAAGAAATTGAGAAAACGCAAATTTAGTACGATGGACATCACTCTTATTGGACTGTTTGTGGCTTTGATGATGATCGGAGCAAATATTACTTCCTTCGCACCATTTATGGTCATAAATGGTGTTCCTATTACATTACAAACTTTTTTTGCTATTTTAGCAGGGGCAATATTAGGAAGCAGAGTAGGGGCAGTCGCAATGATTGTGTATATGCTATTAGGCTTAGTAGGAGCACCTGTCTTTGCTAGATTCAATGGCGGGTTTACAGCGATCATTAGTCCTACATTTGGTTTTATCGTTTCCTTTATATTTACTGCATATGTTACAGGAAAAATAGTAGAGAGAAAGAAAACAGTTTCTCGTTTTATCACAGCTGCATTAATTGGTATGACGATTAATTATGTATTTGGAACGAATTGGTTGTATGCAGCATTTAAATTATGGGCAGAAGCGCCACCAGCTTATTCATATAAAGTTGCTTGGATATCCATGATGGTGCCATTACCGAAAGATATTATTTTATCTGTATTTGCAGGAGTGATGGCTCATCGCCTGCATCATTCTGTACTTTCAAAATATTCATTAGGAAAACATGCCATGTAA
- a CDS encoding 5-bromo-4-chloroindolyl phosphate hydrolysis family protein: protein MSILFFITRLLVSIPTFFITLLILHNLDYPIFKSTGIALLTSVALYQMIKWITRRRFLKENNITRQEYAYIKRNLKEAKEKLKRLNKVFIKIRNIQTFKQMIEIHRLVKRIFSIVKREPRRFYQAENFFFRHLDSVVEIAEKYAFLSQQPVKNEQLYHSLSESSITLDELTKSLEKDLYVVLQSDIEHLSIELDVAKHSLKKLEHPLDDERRNINE, encoded by the coding sequence GTGTCCATCTTATTTTTTATCACGCGATTATTAGTCTCTATACCGACTTTTTTTATAACATTGCTCATCTTACATAATCTTGACTACCCTATTTTTAAGTCAACAGGAATCGCCTTATTAACGAGTGTGGCCCTTTATCAGATGATTAAATGGATCACCCGTAGACGATTTCTTAAGGAAAATAATATTACTCGTCAAGAATATGCGTACATTAAACGAAATTTAAAAGAAGCCAAGGAAAAATTGAAACGGTTAAATAAAGTATTTATCAAGATTAGAAACATCCAAACATTTAAACAAATGATTGAAATCCATCGACTTGTAAAAAGAATCTTTTCGATCGTGAAACGTGAGCCTAGACGTTTCTATCAGGCAGAGAACTTCTTTTTCCGTCATTTGGATTCTGTTGTAGAAATTGCTGAAAAATATGCATTTTTATCTCAACAACCAGTTAAGAATGAGCAATTGTATCATTCACTTAGTGAATCCTCGATAACTCTAGATGAATTAACAAAGTCATTGGAAAAGGATTTATATGTAGTTTTACAATCAGATATAGAGCATTTATCTATTGAATTAGATGTAGCAAAACATTCATTAAAAAAATTAGAACATCCACTGGACGATGAAAGGAGAAACATAAATGAGTGA
- a CDS encoding NAD(P)H-hydrate dehydratase, with product MYIYTSEQIKAADQLAEKRGMSTFSLMENAGCGLYHAICPYLSTNQKLLIASGKGNNGGDGIVLARYLKMAGFEVDLIFPLGEPKTGVAKQHLHYYEQCGFPVEEWNPNQTYDVIVDALLGVGAILPLQESLVEWIKWMKSMKATIISIDVPTGISSNSGVVDQNAIKADYTFSLHGYKPSRFLFPSSHFYGQVEVVDIGLPQKSNWRVWTEKDVQKSWVKRETNAHKGLFGTGLLIAGSHEMPGSAALAASSAMRFGIGKLTVNTTQHASAIIGPIVPEVTFLYHTYEELVRSEWKNRRFTCAAIGPGLDPTDDLEKLVTYLLKQNVPLILDAGAIQSRSYPRGEKPIILTPHPGEFSRLLQLSTKEIQENRIELASEYAVTHHVILILKGEYTVIAFPDGTGYINTTGNASLAKGGSGDALTGMLLASIEGNDCVKAAVLNAVYIHGVCSDEWVRKYSEHTFVSSDFSSLLPMICKSFEKE from the coding sequence ATGTATATTTATACAAGTGAGCAAATTAAAGCGGCAGATCAGTTAGCGGAGAAAAGAGGGATGAGCACTTTCTCACTGATGGAAAATGCCGGATGTGGTCTATATCATGCAATATGCCCCTATTTATCCACCAATCAGAAATTATTAATTGCTTCTGGGAAGGGGAATAATGGGGGAGATGGAATTGTCTTAGCCCGCTATTTAAAAATGGCAGGCTTTGAAGTCGATTTAATTTTCCCGTTAGGCGAACCGAAAACTGGAGTAGCTAAACAACATTTACATTATTATGAACAATGTGGCTTTCCCGTTGAAGAATGGAATCCGAATCAAACATATGATGTCATCGTAGATGCACTTTTAGGTGTGGGAGCCATTTTGCCCTTGCAAGAATCTTTGGTTGAATGGATTAAGTGGATGAAATCTATGAAGGCTACGATTATTTCAATCGATGTCCCGACAGGAATTTCATCCAATAGTGGGGTAGTGGATCAGAATGCGATTAAGGCAGATTATACATTTTCTCTACATGGATATAAGCCTTCTCGATTTCTTTTTCCTTCCTCACATTTTTATGGTCAAGTAGAAGTCGTTGATATCGGTCTTCCCCAAAAAAGTAATTGGAGGGTATGGACGGAAAAAGATGTTCAAAAAAGCTGGGTAAAAAGAGAAACAAATGCTCATAAAGGGCTTTTCGGAACAGGGTTATTAATCGCTGGGAGTCATGAGATGCCTGGGAGTGCTGCGCTTGCCGCATCAAGTGCAATGCGTTTTGGAATCGGAAAATTAACGGTAAATACGACGCAGCATGCTTCTGCGATTATTGGTCCAATTGTTCCAGAGGTGACATTTTTATATCATACTTATGAGGAGCTCGTAAGAAGTGAATGGAAGAATAGGCGCTTTACTTGCGCGGCCATCGGTCCAGGATTAGATCCAACCGATGATTTAGAAAAACTGGTGACATATTTGCTCAAGCAGAATGTCCCTCTCATTCTTGATGCAGGGGCGATTCAATCTAGAAGTTATCCTAGGGGAGAAAAACCAATCATATTAACACCACATCCTGGGGAATTCTCAAGACTTTTACAACTTTCTACGAAGGAAATCCAAGAAAATCGGATAGAATTGGCATCCGAATATGCGGTTACACATCATGTCATTCTCATCCTTAAAGGGGAGTATACAGTGATTGCATTCCCAGATGGAACAGGTTATATTAATACCACCGGGAATGCAAGTCTAGCAAAAGGTGGGAGTGGTGATGCGTTAACGGGAATGCTATTAGCAAGTATTGAGGGAAATGATTGTGTAAAAGCAGCGGTTTTAAATGCGGTTTATATTCATGGCGTTTGTAGTGATGAATGGGTTCGTAAATATAGCGAACACACCTTTGTCTCAAGTGATTTCTCCTCATTATTACCCATGATCTGTAAATCGTTTGAAAAAGAGTGA
- a CDS encoding toxic anion resistance protein, which yields MSEPTNKTKVMDDLVVKSELDDLLANPFGDDSLSLVNNQEPAPKKTIDILPEAHQKKAMEIARQIDPSNHQAIITYGTAAQSQLSSFSHSMLDHVQQKDIGPIGDVLKDLMRKLEQVNPDELRPEKKNFFARVFGKISNSIQEILSKYQKIGAQIDRISVKLDHSKKVLIEDIQLLEQLYEKNKEYFEALNIFIAAGEIKLEELQTKTIPELQKKAEQSGDQMAYQEVNDMVQFADRLEKRLHDLKLSRQITIQSAPQIRLIQNMNEALAEKIQSSILTAIPLWKNQIAIALTLFRQKKAVEAQKQVSKTTNDLLLKNAEMLKSNTIETARENERGLVDIETLKKTQASLITTLEETLQIQQEGRQKRRQAEQELITMEEELKQKLLHLK from the coding sequence ATGAGTGAACCAACAAATAAAACCAAAGTGATGGACGATCTCGTAGTGAAGAGTGAATTGGACGATCTTCTCGCCAATCCTTTCGGTGATGATTCATTGTCATTGGTGAACAATCAAGAACCAGCGCCAAAGAAAACCATTGATATTTTGCCGGAAGCACATCAAAAAAAAGCGATGGAAATTGCACGTCAAATTGATCCGTCTAACCATCAAGCGATTATCACATATGGAACAGCTGCCCAATCACAGCTTTCTAGCTTTTCTCATTCGATGCTTGATCATGTTCAGCAAAAAGATATCGGGCCTATTGGTGACGTTTTAAAAGATTTAATGCGAAAATTAGAACAAGTCAATCCAGATGAATTACGTCCAGAAAAGAAAAATTTCTTTGCGAGAGTATTTGGAAAAATCTCTAACTCTATCCAAGAAATTTTATCTAAATATCAAAAGATTGGAGCACAAATTGACCGTATAAGCGTGAAACTAGATCATTCAAAAAAGGTCTTAATAGAAGATATTCAACTTTTAGAACAGTTATACGAAAAGAATAAAGAATACTTCGAGGCTTTAAATATTTTTATTGCAGCAGGTGAGATCAAATTAGAAGAACTGCAAACAAAGACCATTCCAGAACTACAAAAAAAAGCAGAACAATCTGGCGACCAAATGGCCTACCAAGAAGTAAATGACATGGTACAATTTGCTGACCGCCTTGAAAAGCGTTTACATGATTTAAAATTAAGCCGTCAAATTACCATTCAAAGTGCGCCTCAGATTCGCTTAATTCAAAATATGAACGAAGCACTAGCCGAAAAAATTCAATCGTCCATTTTAACTGCGATTCCATTATGGAAAAACCAAATTGCAATTGCCTTGACTTTATTCCGTCAGAAAAAAGCGGTTGAAGCGCAAAAACAAGTATCGAAAACGACCAATGATCTACTCCTAAAAAATGCCGAGATGCTGAAGTCCAATACGATTGAAACAGCAAGGGAAAACGAACGAGGGCTTGTCGATATTGAGACATTGAAGAAAACACAAGCTAGTTTAATTACAACACTAGAAGAAACTCTCCAAATTCAACAAGAAGGACGTCAAAAACGTAGACAAGCAGAACAAGAATTAATCACGATGGAAGAAGAACTAAAGCAAAAGCTATTACATTTAAAATAG
- the bioB gene encoding biotin synthase BioB: protein MTKWGNLAEEVLKGYELTDEEALSILNCPDENLLELLQGAYQIRKHYYGNQVKLNMIINTKSGLCPENCGYCSQSVLSNAPIEKYRMVDKETILKGAERAHELQAGTYCIVASGRGPSNKELEHVAEAVEEIKEKYDMKVCACLGLLKPEQAKRLKEAGVDRYNHNLNTSKNHHENITTSHTYDDRVNTVEAVKAQGISPCSGVIVGMRETKEDVVTMARSLKALDADSIPVNFLNAIDGTPLEGTKELNPRYCLKVLSLFRYINPSKEIRISGGREVNLGHLQPLGLYAANSVFVGDYLTTAGQETTADHKMIEELGFEVEVVSEKQATC from the coding sequence ATGACAAAATGGGGAAATCTTGCTGAAGAAGTATTAAAGGGATATGAATTAACAGATGAGGAAGCATTATCGATTTTAAATTGTCCTGATGAAAATTTATTAGAATTACTTCAAGGGGCTTACCAAATTCGTAAGCATTATTACGGAAATCAAGTGAAATTAAACATGATTATTAATACTAAATCGGGTCTTTGCCCAGAAAACTGTGGCTATTGTTCACAATCGGTTTTATCTAATGCGCCAATTGAGAAATATCGTATGGTTGATAAGGAGACAATTTTAAAAGGCGCAGAACGTGCACATGAACTACAAGCAGGGACTTACTGTATCGTTGCAAGCGGTAGAGGACCAAGCAATAAAGAGTTGGAACATGTAGCCGAAGCGGTAGAGGAAATTAAAGAAAAATATGATATGAAAGTTTGTGCCTGTCTAGGGCTTTTAAAACCAGAGCAAGCGAAAAGATTAAAGGAAGCAGGAGTAGACAGATATAATCATAATTTAAACACATCTAAAAATCATCATGAAAATATTACTACTTCACATACATATGATGATCGCGTGAATACTGTAGAAGCAGTAAAAGCACAGGGGATTTCTCCATGTTCTGGGGTCATTGTGGGGATGAGAGAAACAAAAGAAGATGTCGTGACAATGGCTCGTAGTTTAAAAGCTTTAGATGCTGATTCCATTCCAGTAAACTTCTTAAATGCGATTGACGGAACTCCACTTGAAGGAACAAAAGAATTAAATCCAAGATACTGTTTGAAAGTATTATCATTATTCCGCTATATCAATCCTTCGAAAGAGATCCGCATCTCTGGTGGGCGTGAAGTAAATTTAGGGCACTTACAGCCATTAGGCTTATATGCAGCAAATTCTGTCTTCGTTGGAGATTATTTAACAACTGCTGGACAAGAGACAACAGCTGACCACAAAATGATTGAAGAACTAGGTTTCGAAGTAGAAGTGGTTTCAGAGAAACAAGCCACTTGCTAA
- a CDS encoding Rok-like winged helix domain-containing protein, producing the protein MFNERIALKIRLEQLDDSESRILREFRQERDAIFRRLRELDSLERIGIQTEQSDLQQLDKGEPTVTKKRRGRRSAALNELRSTTVEILRQQNEPIRGVDLQKKIEETTGRKIANMTTFMVALERENNHVRKLGRGLYIYEYES; encoded by the coding sequence ATGTTTAATGAAAGAATCGCCTTAAAAATTAGATTAGAGCAATTGGATGATTCTGAAAGTAGAATTTTACGAGAATTTCGTCAAGAAAGGGATGCAATTTTCCGAAGATTAAGAGAACTAGATTCACTTGAAAGAATCGGTATTCAAACCGAACAATCTGATTTGCAACAACTAGATAAAGGCGAACCTACGGTAACGAAAAAACGAAGAGGACGGAGAAGTGCTGCTTTAAATGAATTAAGATCCACCACTGTAGAAATTTTAAGGCAACAAAATGAGCCAATACGTGGGGTTGATTTACAAAAAAAAATTGAGGAAACAACTGGTCGAAAGATTGCAAATATGACAACGTTTATGGTGGCCTTAGAAAGAGAAAATAACCATGTACGGAAGTTAGGTAGAGGGCTATATATATACGAATATGAGAGCTGA
- the brnQ gene encoding branched-chain amino acid transport system II carrier protein: MNKKDIFFIGLMLFALFFGAGNLIFPPFLGMEAGESLWPAILGFIVTGIGLPILSVTAVALMDNGVRSIGDNVHPIFGIFFAVIIYFAIGPFFGIPRGANVAYEMAIAPFLTSTTQPYSLFIFTTLFFAIVFWLSLNPSRMVDRIGQLLTPILLVAIAILCVSGILQLNHPLQPATEKYANAPFFKGFMEGYLTMDTIAALAFGIVVVSAFKLRGVQEKTVMLRSTVQAGLIAGIGLSLVYISTAIVGAKMATVGTFTNGGDLLSSAANQLFGSGGKLLLGVIVALACLTTCIGLTAACAQFFTEIMPKISYRIYALMITIFSFLVANLGLNQIISISAPVLAMIYPLAIVLIFMSFFHRFYMGSRKVYGGALLFTALFSLYDGLTAFGVQTDWLQSTLSWVPFFSVGLGWVIPALMGGVIGWGIDRIIGLTDPQYRSL, from the coding sequence ATGAATAAAAAGGACATATTTTTTATCGGACTTATGTTGTTTGCTTTATTTTTTGGTGCAGGTAATTTAATTTTCCCTCCATTTCTTGGGATGGAAGCTGGGGAATCGCTTTGGCCAGCTATATTAGGCTTTATTGTAACAGGGATAGGATTACCTATTTTATCCGTCACGGCTGTTGCTTTGATGGACAATGGGGTTCGCTCAATCGGGGACAATGTACATCCTATTTTCGGCATTTTTTTTGCGGTAATTATCTATTTTGCTATTGGTCCCTTTTTCGGAATCCCAAGAGGTGCAAATGTAGCATATGAGATGGCAATCGCCCCATTTCTTACATCAACTACACAACCTTATTCGCTTTTCATTTTCACCACGCTTTTTTTTGCAATCGTTTTTTGGTTAAGCTTAAATCCATCCAGAATGGTGGATCGAATTGGACAACTATTAACCCCGATTTTACTCGTCGCCATAGCGATTCTATGTGTTTCGGGAATTCTACAATTAAACCATCCATTGCAACCAGCTACTGAAAAATATGCCAATGCTCCATTTTTTAAAGGATTTATGGAAGGGTATTTAACGATGGATACGATCGCTGCCCTAGCTTTCGGAATTGTCGTTGTGAGCGCCTTTAAATTGAGAGGGGTTCAGGAAAAAACCGTCATGTTGCGTTCAACGGTTCAAGCTGGCCTAATTGCTGGAATAGGTCTTTCACTTGTCTATATTTCAACTGCCATCGTTGGAGCAAAGATGGCGACAGTTGGAACATTTACTAATGGCGGAGATCTATTATCAAGCGCTGCCAATCAACTGTTCGGATCCGGTGGGAAATTATTATTGGGAGTGATCGTTGCCCTTGCATGTTTAACAACATGTATCGGTTTAACTGCTGCATGTGCCCAATTTTTCACTGAGATTATGCCGAAAATTTCCTACCGCATCTATGCTCTAATGATCACTATTTTTAGTTTTTTAGTGGCTAATTTAGGATTAAATCAAATAATTTCTATTTCTGCTCCTGTGCTAGCGATGATTTACCCATTAGCGATTGTATTAATCTTTATGTCTTTTTTTCACCGCTTTTATATGGGATCAAGAAAAGTATATGGGGGGGCATTACTTTTTACAGCTCTATTTAGTCTGTACGATGGTTTAACCGCTTTTGGAGTCCAAACCGATTGGCTTCAATCGACTTTATCATGGGTACCATTTTTTTCAGTTGGCCTCGGGTGGGTCATTCCAGCTCTCATGGGGGGAGTTATAGGTTGGGGGATCGATAGAATAATAGGGCTAACCGATCCACAATATAGATCACTATAA
- the yidC gene encoding membrane protein insertase YidC: MKKITAYLTVLFMSTILLSGCSSAENEGHVFHDYFVQPFVKLIHTIGSTFNGNYAIAIIIITLAVRLLLLPFMLNTMKKQQIMREKMEIVKPEMEKIQKRVKAAKSKEEQMKAQQEMMALYQQHNINPFAMGCLPILLQMPIWMALYYAIRISEDIQKAHFLWFKLGSPDILMAFIAGLMYFLQFRVSMIGVPEEQKKQMKIIGLLSPAMILFISFSTPAALPLYWTVSGLFLIGQTWLSKRYFQTHKQEVNENK; this comes from the coding sequence ATGAAAAAAATAACAGCTTATTTGACCGTATTGTTTATGTCCACCATTTTATTATCCGGCTGTTCAAGTGCTGAAAACGAAGGACATGTTTTTCACGATTACTTTGTTCAACCATTTGTAAAGCTGATCCATACGATTGGGTCTACATTTAACGGAAATTATGCAATAGCGATTATTATCATCACTCTTGCTGTTCGTCTACTCTTACTTCCATTTATGTTAAACACGATGAAAAAACAACAAATCATGCGTGAGAAAATGGAAATTGTCAAGCCAGAAATGGAAAAAATCCAAAAGCGTGTAAAAGCCGCAAAATCAAAAGAAGAACAAATGAAGGCCCAACAAGAAATGATGGCATTATATCAACAACATAATATTAATCCATTTGCAATGGGCTGTCTGCCAATCCTATTACAAATGCCGATTTGGATGGCACTCTACTATGCAATCCGTATTTCAGAAGATATCCAAAAAGCCCATTTTCTATGGTTTAAACTTGGTTCACCTGATATCTTAATGGCCTTTATTGCAGGTCTCATGTACTTCCTTCAATTCCGCGTATCGATGATTGGAGTACCAGAAGAACAGAAAAAACAAATGAAAATCATCGGTTTACTGTCGCCTGCGATGATTTTGTTTATTTCATTCTCGACACCTGCTGCCTTACCACTCTATTGGACTGTGAGTGGGCTGTTCTTAATCGGACAAACTTGGCTTTCAAAGAGATATTTTCAAACCCATAAACAAGAAGTGAACGAGAATAAATGA
- the feoB gene encoding ferrous iron transport protein B, whose product MIKAALVGNPNTGKTSLFNTLTGSYEYVGNWSGVTVEKKVGALKNNGGQLIDLPGIYSLTPYSKDEAVVIQYFLNETFDKVLNIVDASQLERNLQLTVSLLEYEKPMMIGLNMIDVAKRRGLTIDVDRLSKALGTTVIPIVARTGKGCDQILQSLANEPSKPTKTVIFYGNEIEKSIDSITRLLSGQMLPFPKRWLAIQILMGNEYAVRYAEERVSSQKIKEIKLQLEKQLHSKYGMSTERWMMEKRKNWIRQIVKESTIQKEEHSVNWSERLDEILTNRFLGVPIFFLCMYIMFSLTFDWIGTPLSDVLDAFFSGPLTDWTSSLLNTVNAAPFIRALILNGIIAGVGGVLVFVPQIFVLFLFISFLEDSGYMARAALVMDRLMERVGLNGKAFIPMIIGFGCNVPGVMAARTIEQPKERLLTILLTPLMSCSARLPVYALFAGTFFTANQGMVVFSLYVLGIVVALALAKIFSLTIVRNEVSLFVIELPPYRIPHGRTLWRSTWDKGKGFIRKAGTFIFGGSVVIWLLSYMGPGGWNVEMDHSFLAMIGGFIAPILAPLGFGTWQAGASIITGFMAKEVVVSTMNIIYHTSNTDALQGVIADQFTPISAYSFLVFILLYVPCVATVAAIRFETGSKKWTLFSIGYGLLIAYLLSFIIFQVGKLFF is encoded by the coding sequence ATGATAAAGGCAGCATTAGTCGGCAATCCAAATACAGGGAAGACTTCTTTATTTAATACATTAACAGGTTCTTATGAATATGTAGGAAACTGGAGCGGTGTAACAGTTGAAAAGAAAGTCGGAGCATTAAAGAATAATGGAGGTCAATTAATTGACTTGCCTGGTATTTATTCATTAACCCCTTATTCTAAAGATGAAGCGGTTGTGATTCAATATTTTCTAAATGAAACGTTTGATAAGGTATTAAATATTGTCGATGCTTCTCAATTAGAAAGAAATCTACAGTTAACAGTCTCATTGTTAGAGTATGAAAAACCGATGATGATCGGATTAAATATGATCGATGTCGCTAAAAGACGCGGTCTTACAATTGATGTAGACCGATTAAGTAAAGCATTGGGAACTACCGTCATTCCAATTGTAGCACGGACTGGAAAAGGTTGTGACCAAATTCTCCAGTCTTTAGCAAATGAACCGTCAAAGCCAACCAAAACCGTCATATTTTATGGGAATGAAATAGAGAAATCAATTGATTCCATTACCCGCTTATTATCGGGTCAAATGTTACCGTTTCCAAAACGATGGCTTGCAATTCAAATATTAATGGGGAATGAATATGCCGTTCGATATGCGGAAGAGCGGGTTTCATCGCAAAAAATCAAAGAAATAAAATTACAGTTGGAAAAACAATTACATTCTAAATATGGAATGTCGACAGAAAGATGGATGATGGAAAAGAGAAAAAATTGGATCCGTCAAATTGTGAAAGAGAGCACGATTCAAAAGGAAGAACATTCTGTTAATTGGTCAGAACGATTAGATGAAATCTTAACGAACCGCTTTCTTGGAGTCCCGATTTTTTTCCTTTGTATGTACATCATGTTTAGTTTAACATTTGATTGGATCGGAACACCGCTTTCCGATGTGTTAGATGCCTTTTTTAGTGGTCCATTAACGGATTGGACATCTTCCCTTTTAAATACAGTGAATGCTGCTCCGTTTATTCGGGCGCTTATATTAAACGGAATTATTGCAGGTGTTGGTGGTGTATTAGTTTTTGTACCACAAATATTTGTCCTATTTTTATTTATTTCTTTCCTAGAGGATTCCGGCTATATGGCAAGGGCAGCTCTTGTCATGGATCGCTTAATGGAGAGGGTCGGATTAAACGGGAAAGCCTTTATTCCGATGATTATTGGGTTCGGCTGTAATGTTCCAGGGGTGATGGCTGCTAGAACCATTGAACAACCGAAAGAGAGATTATTAACGATTTTGTTAACTCCTCTCATGTCTTGTTCAGCAAGATTGCCGGTTTACGCTTTGTTTGCAGGAACCTTCTTTACCGCAAACCAAGGAATGGTCGTATTTTCCTTATATGTGTTAGGAATTGTCGTTGCATTAGCGCTTGCAAAAATATTTTCCTTAACCATTGTCAGAAATGAAGTGTCGTTATTTGTAATTGAACTTCCCCCGTACCGAATTCCGCATGGACGAACATTATGGAGAAGTACTTGGGATAAAGGGAAAGGGTTCATCCGAAAAGCGGGAACATTCATCTTTGGAGGATCTGTTGTCATTTGGCTATTATCTTATATGGGGCCAGGCGGTTGGAATGTTGAAATGGATCATAGTTTCCTAGCTATGATTGGCGGATTTATCGCCCCAATTCTAGCTCCACTAGGTTTTGGTACATGGCAAGCCGGCGCCTCGATTATCACTGGGTTTATGGCAAAAGAAGTGGTTGTTTCAACGATGAATATTATTTATCACACATCCAATACCGATGCTTTACAAGGAGTTATTGCGGATCAATTCACCCCTATTTCTGCTTATAGTTTCTTAGTTTTTATTTTGCTATATGTTCCATGTGTTGCAACCGTTGCGGCCATTCGTTTTGAGACAGGTTCAAAAAAATGGACTTTATTTTCAATAGGCTATGGCTTGTTGATTGCTTATCTTCTGTCTTTCATCATTTTCCAGGTAGGGAAATTATTCTTTTAA
- a CDS encoding DUF6501 family protein — MIHLNWAERETIKKVKCVHTNAKKYMVENVLSPGKEYEVKNETEEFYFVVDNRGKVSGFYKEYFEVM, encoded by the coding sequence ATGATTCATCTTAATTGGGCAGAAAGAGAAACGATTAAAAAAGTGAAATGTGTACATACGAATGCCAAGAAATATATGGTGGAAAATGTTTTGTCCCCTGGTAAGGAATATGAAGTGAAAAATGAAACGGAAGAGTTTTATTTTGTTGTAGATAATCGTGGAAAAGTATCTGGTTTTTACAAAGAATATTTTGAAGTAATGTAA
- a CDS encoding FeoA family protein — MNILELKQGKTAYIHDIKDIHHIVKQRLLQIGVCEGSLIKMKRMMPFGGPCMIECSGQVIGIRRSDAKKILVNGQ; from the coding sequence ATGAATATTCTTGAATTAAAACAAGGAAAAACAGCTTATATTCATGATATTAAAGACATTCATCATATCGTTAAACAAAGACTACTGCAAATTGGTGTCTGTGAAGGATCCCTAATTAAAATGAAGAGAATGATGCCTTTTGGTGGGCCGTGTATGATCGAATGTTCTGGCCAAGTCATCGGGATTCGCCGCTCGGATGCTAAGAAAATATTGGTGAATGGCCAATGA